Proteins encoded together in one Paracidovorax wautersii window:
- a CDS encoding 3-hydroxybutyryl-CoA dehydrogenase, which translates to MTISTVGIIGAGTMGNGIAQACAVSGIDVVMVDISDAAVQKGLATVAGSLDRLIKKEKCTEADKAAALARIKTSTNYDDLKAAQLVIEAATENHDLKVKILKQVDALVGPEVLIASNTSSISITQLAAVTSRPDKFIGMHFFNPVPMMALVEIIRGLQTSDATHDTVKALSEKLGKSPITVKNAPGFVVNRILVPMINEAFFVLAEGLATAEDIDAGMKLGCNQPIGPLALADMIGLDVCLAVMNVYLEEFGDSKYRPCPLLKEYVAAGRLGRKTGRGVYAY; encoded by the coding sequence ATGACGATCAGCACAGTGGGCATCATCGGCGCGGGCACCATGGGCAACGGCATCGCGCAGGCGTGCGCGGTTTCCGGCATCGACGTAGTGATGGTGGACATCTCCGACGCTGCGGTGCAGAAGGGCCTGGCCACCGTGGCCGGCAGCCTGGACCGGCTCATCAAGAAGGAAAAATGCACCGAGGCGGACAAGGCCGCCGCCCTGGCCCGCATCAAGACCTCGACGAACTACGACGACCTGAAGGCCGCGCAGCTCGTCATCGAGGCCGCCACCGAAAACCACGACCTGAAGGTCAAGATCCTCAAACAGGTCGATGCGCTCGTGGGACCCGAGGTGCTCATCGCCTCCAACACCTCGTCCATCTCCATCACCCAGCTGGCCGCCGTCACGTCCCGCCCGGACAAGTTCATCGGCATGCACTTCTTCAACCCGGTTCCGATGATGGCGCTGGTGGAGATCATCCGCGGCCTGCAGACCAGCGATGCCACGCACGACACGGTCAAGGCGCTGTCCGAGAAGCTCGGCAAGAGCCCCATCACCGTGAAGAACGCGCCGGGCTTCGTGGTCAACCGCATCCTGGTGCCGATGATCAACGAGGCCTTCTTCGTGCTGGCCGAAGGGCTGGCTACGGCCGAGGACATCGACGCCGGCATGAAGCTGGGCTGCAACCAGCCCATCGGCCCGCTGGCGCTGGCCGACATGATCGGCCTGGACGTGTGCCTGGCCGTGATGAACGTGTACCTGGAAGAGTTCGGCGACAGCAAGTACCGCCCCTGCCCGCTGCTCAAGGAATACGTGGCCGCCGGCCGCCTGGGCCGCAAGACGGGCCGCGGCGTGTACGCCTACTGA
- a CDS encoding response regulator transcription factor: MTGGAAPIRLLLCDDHRIVREGLRQVLCDPANGAPEILIAAEATQGDDVLDRVQALAGRTGLDLVLLDIAMPGLDGLEVLQTLRRRWPDLPVLMLSTYPERQYAARCLQMGAAGYLHKSADPDDMVAAVRKVAGGGCYLSDAAAQALAGAVGRTSAVRSAGGRAAGVEALSHREYQVFRLLTAGHSVGEIGAQLRLASNTVSTYRARILEKTGARNDVELALLAQQAAGG; encoded by the coding sequence ATGACCGGGGGCGCCGCGCCCATCCGCCTGCTGCTGTGCGATGACCACCGCATCGTGCGCGAGGGGCTGCGCCAGGTGCTGTGCGACCCGGCCAACGGCGCGCCCGAGATCCTCATCGCCGCCGAGGCCACGCAAGGGGACGACGTGCTCGATCGCGTGCAGGCGCTGGCCGGCCGTACTGGGCTGGACCTGGTGCTGCTGGACATCGCCATGCCCGGACTGGACGGCCTGGAGGTGCTGCAGACCCTGCGCCGCCGCTGGCCCGACCTGCCCGTGCTGATGCTCAGCACCTACCCCGAACGCCAGTACGCCGCACGCTGCCTGCAGATGGGCGCGGCCGGCTACCTGCACAAGAGCGCCGACCCGGACGACATGGTGGCCGCGGTGCGCAAGGTGGCGGGTGGCGGCTGCTACCTGTCGGATGCGGCAGCCCAGGCGCTGGCCGGCGCCGTGGGCCGCACCAGCGCGGTGCGGTCGGCCGGGGGCCGGGCGGCGGGGGTGGAGGCCTTGTCGCACCGGGAGTACCAGGTCTTTCGCCTTCTCACCGCAGGGCACAGCGTGGGCGAAATCGGTGCGCAATTGCGGCTGGCGTCCAACACGGTGAGCACCTACCGCGCCCGCATCCTGGAAAAGACCGGCGCGCGCAACGATGTGGAACTGGCCCTGCTGGCGCAGCAGGCCGCCGGCGGCTGA
- a CDS encoding PAS domain-containing sensor histidine kinase: METTQDVAWPGPGHTPWEHRLRLLLDSTDEGVFGIDLAGNCMFINQAAARMIGSAPPAVLGRNMHALTHHSHADGAHYAEADCPIFNAFRRGMPCRLDNEVFWRQDGSSFAVEYSSHPIVEDGAVQGAVIAFVDITARRHAAEELQRAHDGLELRVAERTQALSQALQQLRELSAYSERVREEERTRIAREVHDELGSLLVALKMDVNWLHKRLGEQAQRSASDADAMRSQMRCKCQNMSRSIETAVDNVGRIITDLRPSILDHQGLWAALEWQAQEFAQAAEMALDWRCAVPGSGGGLPDDDATAVFRIFQEILSNIGRHARAGAVAVDIAVRGGHLQLRVQDDGVGVERQALEAPTSYGVMGMRERARQLGGQLHITSAPGAGTCLLLEVPWAVAAPRRGAPA, encoded by the coding sequence ATGGAGACGACACAGGACGTGGCATGGCCGGGCCCGGGGCACACCCCCTGGGAGCACCGCCTGCGCCTGCTGCTCGATTCCACCGATGAAGGCGTGTTCGGCATCGACCTGGCCGGCAACTGCATGTTCATCAACCAGGCCGCGGCGCGCATGATCGGCAGCGCACCGCCGGCCGTGCTGGGCCGCAACATGCATGCGCTCACGCACCATTCCCATGCCGACGGCGCCCACTATGCCGAGGCGGACTGCCCGATCTTCAACGCCTTCCGCCGCGGCATGCCCTGCCGGCTGGACAACGAGGTGTTCTGGCGCCAGGACGGCAGCAGCTTCGCGGTGGAGTACTCCAGCCACCCCATCGTGGAGGACGGGGCGGTGCAGGGCGCGGTGATCGCCTTCGTGGACATCACGGCCCGCCGCCACGCGGCCGAGGAACTGCAGCGCGCCCACGACGGGCTGGAACTGCGCGTGGCCGAGCGCACGCAGGCCCTGTCGCAGGCGCTGCAGCAGCTGCGGGAGCTGTCCGCCTATTCCGAACGGGTGCGCGAAGAAGAGCGCACCCGTATCGCGCGCGAGGTGCACGACGAACTGGGCAGCCTGCTGGTGGCCCTGAAGATGGACGTGAACTGGCTGCACAAGCGGCTGGGCGAGCAGGCCCAGCGCAGTGCCAGCGACGCGGACGCCATGCGCTCGCAGATGCGCTGCAAGTGCCAGAACATGAGCCGGTCGATCGAGACCGCCGTGGACAACGTGGGCCGCATCATCACCGACCTGCGCCCCAGCATCCTGGACCACCAGGGCCTGTGGGCCGCGCTGGAATGGCAGGCCCAGGAGTTTGCGCAGGCGGCCGAGATGGCGCTGGACTGGCGTTGCGCCGTGCCCGGGTCGGGCGGGGGCCTCCCCGACGACGACGCCACGGCGGTGTTCCGCATCTTCCAGGAGATCCTGAGCAACATCGGCCGACACGCGCGCGCCGGCGCCGTGGCGGTGGACATCGCGGTGCGCGGGGGGCATCTGCAGCTGCGTGTACAGGACGACGGCGTAGGCGTGGAGCGTCAGGCGCTGGAGGCGCCCACGTCCTACGGCGTGATGGGCATGCGCGAGCGCGCGCGGCAACTCGGCGGGCAGCTGCACATCACCAGCGCACCCGGCGCGGGCACCTGCCTGCTGCTGGAGGTGCCTTGGGCGGTTGCCGCACCACGGCGCGGGGCGCCGGCATGA